The DNA region ataagtaaaaaaaaaaaaatgttgtgctATAGAACTGCAAAAGAATACAATTAAGATAGGGAAAAATCTACAACATACACATTGAAGAATGATCTACCACATTCTAAAATGGGCacacatatactttattgatatccAAACGAAGAAGTACAATATCTAATATAGTCAGTCTCGTACAAGTGAACCACAAAATATCAACTAAGCAGAAGCCAAAACAATTTTACAAGACTGAATTTATATGTCAAATAACTGGGGTACTTGGCTCgcatatcaacttccttctcccaagttgcctcttgaatattatgattttgccaaagtactttgaccaatggGATCTTATGGTTTCGCAATTCTTTATCTTTCCAATCAATAATTTGCATCGACTTCTCTTCATAGGTCAAGTTGGATTGTAAAGGTATACTATCAGGATCCACTACTATTGGTGTTtgattcccaaaactcttcttcaaagaagacacgtggaaaacattatgaattccatagaactcagttggcaattccaaacgatacataactactcccactttcttcactatctcatagggtcccacGTATATCGGACTTAACTTGCTTTTCACTCCGAAATgacttactcctctcataggagataccttcacatagacccaatctccaactttaaaatctatgctcctccttcgattatcagcgtagctcttctgtcgactctgtgttattttcatcctttctttaatcaGGTGAACTTGGTCCTTTATCTTTTGCAAGACTTCTGGTCCAACTACTTTACTTTCCCTTACTTCATTCTAATACAAAGGTGATCTATACTTTCTACCACATACAAGGCTTCATATGATGTCATTTGAATAGTTGCCTAgaaactattgttataagcaaattctaccaaaggtAGTTGCTTCTCCCAACTCCATTCGTAATCCAAAATACAGGCtcttagcatatcttccaaagtttgaatcATCCTTTCTCTCTGTCCGTCTGTTTGTGGGTAATACGTACTACTAAACCTGAAACTAGAGCCCATCAACtcttgtaaacttttccagaagCGTGACGTAAAACTGGGGTCTCTATCTGACACAATCAtcttaggcactccatgcagtctgacaatctctgctatataaattctcgtcaatctttctagagaatctgtattcttGATGGGTATGAAGTGAGCACTTTTCATCAGACAATCAACTATTACCCATATAGTATTATTTTCGGCTGAGGTCCTTAGAAAGCCCACTATAAAATCCATCGAAAtatcctcccatttccattctggGATTAGCAATGACTGTAATTTACCGACTGGCTTTTGGTGTTTTGCTTTTACTAATCTACAGACAGAACACTTGTTCACAAACTCTGCTATGTCCCTCTTCATTCCTTCCCGTCAAAAAAACTGTTTCAAATCCtaatacatttttgtactaccaggatgagcaGTGTAAGGTGTGTTATGAACTTCCTTTAATACTTTTTTCTTTAACTCTTCGTCTGCTGGAATGACTTTTCGGTCCTTATAATACAGAGTCCCATCCTCTTTAAGGCTAAAGTCCACTGGTCCTTTTGACTTTTTTATCTTGTTTACAACTTCTGCAAGTTTACTGTCTTCCTTTTGACGGTCTTTCAGTCCTTCCCAGTccaatggaatgaattcttggattgtagtcaacATGAGTTCCTGACTTCGGTTTCTAATCAACAATTTTCTCATACTACATAAGAGGGAACTCACTTCTGATGACGGAATAGATGAAGCTTCTTGTCTGCTCTTGCGActtaaagcatcagctaccacgttggcctttctaggatgatacttgatgtcgcactgatagtcactgattaattccaaccatcttctttgcctcatattaagGTTCTTCTGCTCAAACAGATACTTTAGGCTTTTATGATCCATGAAGACTTCACACTTCTTGCCATACAAATACtgtctccaaatcttaagagcaaaatcTACTACaactaattccaaatcatgagtaggataattctgCTCGTGATCCTTCAGTTTTCgtgaagcataagcaaccactttcccttcttgcattagcacacATCCAAGACCTGCCTTAGATGCATCGCTAAACACCACAAAAGGTTTAAGAGGTTCCGGTAGTGTAAGTATCGGTGCGGTtgtaagtcttttcttcaactcaagaaaacttgtttcgcacttgtcattccaagtaaatttcacatttttcttagtcagGGCAATGAGTGGTACAGACAAACgggagaatccttccacaaatctcctatagtaaccagccagtcctaagaaacttcAGATCTCATGCACACTGGTCGGTCTCTGCTAGTTCGTTACGGCTTCAATCTTGCTCGGGTCTACTGCTACTCCTCTACTAGAGATcacatgacctagaaatttCACTTCTTCCAGCCAGAATTTGcacttactaagtttggcataaagtttATGATCCTTAAGTATAGTTAAAGTCATACCTAGATGATGTATGTGTTCCTCCTTGCtcttagagtagattaagaTGTCATCGATAAATAAGACAACAAAGTTATCCAAATAAGATCTGAATATTTTGTTCGTCATGTCCATGAATGCGGCTAGAGCATTgtttaacccaaaaggcatcaccaaaaactcgaagtggccataccttgtcctaaaggcaATTTTCAGTACATCCTGATCCTTGACTTTTAACTAATGATATCCGAATCTcaggtcaatctttgaaaacaccgctgctccttgcaattgatccaaaaaatcatcgattctgggtaatgggtatctattcttaatcgtcaccttattcaactctttatagtctatacacatcctcatagacccatcttttttcttcatgaATAACACAAGTGCTCCCCACGGCGAAGAACTGGGGTGGATAAAACCCTTCTCCAAAAGTTCCTCCAATTGTAGCTTAAGCTCCTCTAATTCAGTAGGGGCCATACGATACGGCACCTTGTGAGTCAGAATTGTTGCCGACTCCAACTCTATTTGGAATTCTATTTTTCTATACGGTGGTAAACCAGGTAACTCATCAATGAAAACTTCATGAAAGTCTTCAACCACAGGTATCCCTTGGATTCCTATAGTTTTGGCTATCTCCTCTACAGTGATCAATAGAAACGCTGAGGCTCCTTCATCGATACACTTCCTAGCTTGTAACGCCGAGATCAAAGGTGGGGTGGCCTTAACTGATGTTCCCGCATAACTCATCATGTCTTCAGTTGGGGGTTCAAACACAACCTCTCATTTCCGACAGTCTATCTTAGCATAGTGCTTGAAAAGccagtccatccccaaaatTAGGTTGAATTCCATCTGACCGAATACTAACAAGTTAGCCTTCAGTGTCCTTCCTTCTAGCTCTAACAGATAATCCTTAATTAAACGGGTACAAGATACTGTATTCTGGTCGGGAATTAATACTACAACCCATTGTGGTAAAAGCTCAGTTTGCAAACTACAAATTCGTGCAAACGCTGCAGACACAAAAGACTGCGACGCACCCGAATTGAATAGTGCACAAGCCGAGAACCTTAACAAATTAACActtcctaaaaaaatatatacaccaatattaatactaattctaacacATTCATAATACCTACAACATCATAaatctaaaaggaaaagaaaaaaagtaccagtcatgacgccagcttcatcagttcaggtgcgtcaacatcaaaatcacctAGTGTTACTGCATACACGTGTGTTGGGATGTGGGGCCTTGGCTTGTGATCACCAGCTCCACTGCCTTGCATGGCGTTGGGACAATCTCTAATCATATGTCCAggtttcccgcatcggtaacagACTCTATATCCCTTATGACATTCTCCAAGATGACGCTTACCACACTTAGGACATGGTGAATAAAAGGACGGCTTCTGCCTTCCTGTCATTATTCTCTTGCCTTTCTCCTGGCTAGAAAAAGACCTCTTTTTCTCAGCATTACCGCTTGCAGCAAACGGTATGGCCTTCTTTCGATCGGTAATGTTCTGGATCGCCAAATCCCTCTGGTCAGCCTCTGCTATCATGGCtacatttaccaactcttggtaattATCTATTCTAAAGCAAGCTACTTGACTTCAGATTCTAGGCAGAAGTCCTGCTTGAAACTTTTTTGCCTGCATCTTCTGAATTGAAATCAAGTGTGGTGCAAACCTTTCCAACGCCATGAACTTAGCGGCGTACTGCTCTACAATCGAACTGGCTTGTGTTAATGACACGAACTCTAGGGCTTTTAGCTGTTTGACAAAGTCTAGGAAGAATCTattgtcaaactcttccttgaacctctTCCAAGACAATGCAGCCACACTTcctagttccctaactagaagTTGCCTTTTGGCGTCGTTGCTTCTGGTCTTCAGTTTGGGTGAGCTGCCACATACTCTAGTTTTAGAAAGTTTGTTTTTTTAGTTGCTTTAGGTTTTATTTTTGCTATAGACTAgtgtttttaaatttcaaagatGTACTTTTAAACCTTTcagtctatttttcttttcgaaAAGTCTCCTTAGGTTTTTGGTGTGATTGcgctttcttcctttttttttttttttttttttaaatgaaagtgaAATCTAATCTTATTAATCAAGTTGAACACAACTAAGATGTTACAATCAACTGAATGCAAAGAGGGCATTCTTCAATGTCGTATACAACCTCAACTAAACTTAAAGCAGATTTTGCTAACAATTGTGCAGCTTTGTTAGCTTCTCGATAGGCAGGTGAAGCTTCCCAGCTGCCTATGCTAGCTAGTATGTATTTTGCATCTTCAATTTATAGGCCTCCCAGGCTCTAGTCCATTTCTTGTACATGAAGCTAGTTAATTACTTGCTTAGAGTCCCTTTCTATGTTGATCTATCTAAGACCCAACTCTTTGCAAAAAATGGTTACCACCAACAACCCGTGTGCTTCAGCATCAAAAGCTCTTCCTGCTAGTGGTCTGGTTGCCTTTAGTGCTCCAATGACAAAGCCTTGGTGATCTCTAACTAGAACTCCCAATCCCATTCTACCTGTTTCTACTCTTAGagctgcatcccaattgattTTGTATGCTCCTTTTGCTGGTTTTAGCCAAGTTTGTCTTCTCTGGACAGCTTGCTGTTGGGGGTCCCTTAGAGCTAAGTTAGCTTCTTTGTAAGCAAGTACTTCTATTTTAGCTCCTTGAGAAAGGTGGGCTGGGTGCTTAAAGTCTTTGCCATGTAGTAAGTCATTTCTCGTAGACCATATCCCCCTCATCATGATTGCTATTTCCTTGAGTTCACTTGGATCAAGCTTTGGAACCAGCATAACCCAAATGTTGAAGAAGAGGTCACTATGGAAGGAAATTTTTTGGACCTTGATGCATCCCTGGCTCCACACGTCCCTAGTTGCTGCACAACGGACATGGCCTGATGTCTCAGGTTCTGTCTTGCATATAGGACACATGTTAACTTCCacaaattttcttctcttcaaGTTTGCTAGGGTAGGGAGTGCTTCACTACATGCCCTCCAAATGAAGTGCTCGACTGCTAGGGCCACTTTCATTTTCCAAAGACTCTTCCACACTACTGTATCCATGGGCCTACTCGAGTTCTTCTCTTCTGCTTCAACCTCTAGTTGCCTTTGATGGTGATATCCACTTTTTACAGTATATTATTGCCCATTTGTAGTGTATTGCCAAGTCAATTTGTCTTCCCTGCCTCCAATACTGATGGGGATCGATTTTATGGCCTTTATCTCTGATTATGAAAACATTTCCTGTAGGAGGCCATCATTTTACCTTCACTGCCTTGggtcaattaaatcacaaaccTATTCACACTAGCAATCAACAGCTCTTGGAATAGTCACTCGAAATAAGGGTAGGGAGGGTATCCATTTTTCAGACCATAGGTTGATACTACATCCATTTCCAACCCTCCACATTAGGCCTATTTTGAGAATAGGCATTCCAGAAATGATGCTTCTCCATGCATATGGGGGGCCCGAGCCTAGTTTGGCATTCAATAGATTTCCTAAAGGGAAGTATTTCTATTTAAACACTCTTGATACAAGGTAGGAATGATCTTGAAGCATCGTCCAGCTGTGCTTGGCTAGCATAGCCAAGTTGAAGCTTCTGAAGTCCCTAAAAGTGAGGCCTCTTGACTCTTTTGCTGAACTTAGTTGATCCCAAGGAATCCATTGAATTGTTGAAGAATCCTCATTGtatccccaccaaaacttccttAATAATTGGTTGAGCTTTTGAGTGATGGTATTTGGAAGTAAAAACATTCTCATTGAGTGAATAGGGATGACTTGGAGCACTGCTCTGAGGGGGATTTCTTTGCCTGCAGTAGAGAGCTGTCATTTGCAAAGAATAGATAACTCACTTTGGTAAGGCCTATTCCAATTGGGGCATTAGTGATTTCTCCCATCTCTTTAGCTTTATACAACATAGCTGATAAAGCTTAGGGATGAGGGCTATGAATGTATCATTCACGTCACTAATAGAGCCCCTCTGATTCAGGACTTGCAACACAAACCTGCGCACTTCTCTTCCCACCACATCCcaatttttttggtaaaattgAGCAGGGAAACCATCAGAGCTAGGGGACCTTAGTGGATTTATTTGGAACACTACCACTTTTACCTCATCTTCACTGAATGGCTTCACTAGACATGCCTCCATCTCAGTAGTGACTTTTGGTTTAAGTGCATCCAGGCAAGAATCAACGTTAGTAGACAATGAAGTACTAAAAAGTGATGAGAAGAACTTGTGAACATGGCACCAATCTCCCCTTGCTCTTTAGCTACTCTTCCATTTGCATCAATTATGGACTTGATGGTGTT from Carya illinoinensis cultivar Pawnee chromosome 6, C.illinoinensisPawnee_v1, whole genome shotgun sequence includes:
- the LOC122312647 gene encoding uncharacterized protein LOC122312647; this encodes MIAEADQRDLAIQNITDRKKAIPFAASGNAEKKRSFSSQEKGKRIMTGRQKPSFYSPCPKCGKRHLGECHKGYRVCYRCGKPGHMIRDCPNAMQGSGAGDHKPRPHIPTHVYAVTLGSVNLLRFSACALFNSGASQSFVSAAFARICSLQTELLPQWVVVLIPDQNTVSCTRLIKDYLLELEGRTLKANLLVFGQMEFNLILGMDWLFKHYAKIDCRK